From the genome of Triticum aestivum cultivar Chinese Spring chromosome 3B, IWGSC CS RefSeq v2.1, whole genome shotgun sequence, one region includes:
- the LOC123071820 gene encoding amino acid permease 3, whose protein sequence is MADKVVATYYYPPMEVAAAELGHTAGSKLDDDGRNKRTGTMWTASSHIITAVIGSGVLSLGWAIAQLGWVAGPAVMLLFSLVTYFTSSLLADCYRSGDQSTGKRNYTYMDAVNANLSGIKVQICGVLQYANIVGVSIGYTIAASISMLAIKRANCFHGNGHADPCKVSSAPYMIIFGVAQVFFSQIPDFDQISWLSMLAAAMSFTYSSIGLGLGIVQVIANGGVKGSLTGISIGTVTPMQKVWRSTQAFGDIAFAYSYSLILIEIQDTIRAPPPSESTVMKRATMVSVAVTTVFYMLCGCMGYAAFGDAAPGNLLTGFGFYEPFWLLDIANAAIVIHLVGAYQVYCQPLFAFVEKWAAKRWPESTYVTGEVEVPLFRTYKVNMFRATWRTAFVTATTVVSMMLPFFNDVVGFLGALGFWPLTVYFPVEMYVVQKKVPKWSTQWVCLQMLSLGCLAISLAAAAGSIAGIKSDLKVYHPFKT, encoded by the exons ATGGCAGACAAGGTCGTGGCCACCTACTACTACCCGCCGatggaggtagccgccgccgagCTCGGCCACACCGCCGGCTCCAAGCTCGACGACGATGGCCGCAACAAGCGCACCG GCACGATGTGGACGGCGAGCTCGCACATCATCACGGCGGTGATCGGGTCAGGGGTGCTGTCGCTGGGCTGGGCAATCGCGCAGCTCGGCTGGGTGGCCGGCCCTGCTGTCATGCTCCTCTTTTCGCTCGTCACCTACTTCACCTCCTCGCTGCTCGCCGACTGCTACCGCTCCGGCGACCAGAGCACCGGCAAGCGCAACTACACCTACATGGACGCCGTCAACGCCAACCTCAGCGGCATCAAGGTGCAGATTTGCGGGGTCCTGCAGTATGCTAACATCGTCGGGGTGTCTATCGGCTACACCATCGCCGCCTCCATCAGTATGCTGGCCATCAAGAGGGCTAACTGCTTCCACGGCAACGGCCACGCCGACCCCTGCAAGGTCTCCAGCGCGCCCTACATGATCATCTTCGGCGTGGCTCAGGTCTTCTTCTCCCAGATCCCCGACTTCGACCAGATCTCCTGGCTCTCCATGCTCGCCGCAGCCATGTCCTTCACCTACTCCTCCatcggcctcggcctcggcatcGTCCAAGTCATAG CAAACGGAGGCGTAAAGGGCAGCCTGACCGGCATCAGCATCGGCACGGTGACGCCGATGCAGAAGGTGTGGCGGAGCACGCAGGCGTTCGGGGACATTGCGTTCGCCTACTCCTACTCGCTCATCCTCATCGAGATCCAGGACACCATCCGGGCGCCGCCACCGTCGGAGTCCACGGTCATGAAGCGCGCCACCATGGTCAGCGTCGCGGTGACCACGGTCTTCTACATGCTCTGCGGCTGCATGGGCTACGCGGCCTTCGGCGACGCCGCCCCGGGAAACCTCCTCACGGGGTTCGGCTTCTACGAGCCCTTCTGGCTCCTCGACATCGCCAACGCCGCCATCGTCATCCACCTCGTCGGCGCCTACCAGGTGTACTGCCAGCCCCTGTTCGCCTTCGTGGAGAAGTGGGCGGCGAAGAGGTGGCCGGAGTCTACATACGTCACCGGCGAGGTCGAGGTGCCGCTCTTCAGGACGTACAAGGTGAACATGTTCCGGGCGACGTGGCGGACAGCGTTCGTGACGGCGACGACGGTGGTGTCCATGATGCTGCCCTTCTTCAACGACGTGGTGGGGTTCCTGGGCGCGCTGGGGTTCTGGCCGCTCACCGTCTACTTTCCCGTGGAGATGTACGTGGTGCAGAAGAAGGTGCCCAAGTGGAGCACGCAGTGGGTGTGCCTCCAGATGCTCAGCCTCGGATGCCTCGCTATCTCCCTCGCCGCAGCCGCGGGGTCCATCGCCGGCATCAAATCCGACCTCAAGGTGTACCACCCATTCAAGACATAA